The following are encoded in a window of Methanobrevibacter ruminantium M1 genomic DNA:
- a CDS encoding diacylglycerol kinase family protein: MRNHSMIDSFRYALNGIAVSIKDERNLKIQMIVMMLVIIAGFLLKISRTEWIICIILFALVISAEMINTAIENAIDYTREMTVDKDNDLARIAKDVSAGAVLVIAIASAIVGLIIFIPKVLLLL; encoded by the coding sequence TTGAGAAACCATAGCATGATAGACAGTTTTAGATATGCATTAAATGGAATTGCAGTTTCTATTAAAGATGAGAGAAACCTGAAAATCCAAATGATTGTTATGATGCTTGTTATAATAGCCGGATTTCTTTTAAAGATTAGCAGAACAGAATGGATAATTTGCATAATCCTATTTGCACTTGTAATAAGTGCTGAAATGATAAACACTGCCATTGAAAATGCTATAGACTACACCAGAGAAATGACTGTTGATAAGGACAATGACTTAGCCAGAATTGCTAAGGATGTCTCTGCAGGAGCTGTTCTTGTAATTGCAATTGCATCTGCGATTGTTGGATTAATTATTTTTATTCCGAAAGTTCTCTTATTGCTTTAA
- a CDS encoding DNA polymerase beta superfamily protein, producing the protein MEEIIQTLKEIEKENNIEILYAIESGSRAWGFSNEESDYDIRFIFKRPIKDYISLKNNKDALDITIDDYDIVGWDIKKDFKPPL; encoded by the coding sequence ATGGAAGAAATTATTCAAACCTTAAAAGAGATTGAAAAGGAAAATAACATTGAAATCCTATATGCCATTGAATCAGGATCTCGCGCATGGGGATTCAGCAATGAGGAATCAGATTACGACATTAGATTCATATTTAAAAGACCGATCAAAGACTACATCTCCCTAAAAAACAATAAAGATGCCTTAGACATTACAATCGACGATTATGACATAGTGGGATGGGACATTAAAAAAGACTTTAAGCCTCCATTATAA
- a CDS encoding nucleotidyltransferase domain-containing protein, translated as MKSPIVYMGNCDFLNELPDFDKDVLKYHYASIAFNVWKEALDREEMDRKSTKRYLYCIRCILAWKSADLGKDSSISIFELMEDSEINDDLKSDINTLIDYYKSLCKNELDEELIDRLSIWIDDTVKNIKDHYPKKEKKDMSLYDDVLFKVLEIE; from the coding sequence ATTAAAAGCCCGATTGTCTATATGGGAAATTGCGACTTTCTAAATGAACTGCCAGACTTCGATAAGGATGTTTTAAAGTACCATTATGCAAGCATAGCATTTAATGTATGGAAAGAAGCCTTGGATAGAGAAGAAATGGATAGAAAATCTACTAAACGTTATTTATATTGTATTCGTTGCATCCTTGCTTGGAAAAGTGCAGATTTAGGCAAAGATTCTTCAATAAGCATTTTTGAGCTGATGGAAGACAGTGAGATTAATGATGATTTGAAAAGTGATATAAATACACTTATTGACTATTACAAATCATTATGCAAGAATGAATTGGATGAAGAGCTGATTGATCGCCTAAGCATTTGGATAGATGATACTGTGAAAAACATCAAGGATCACTATCCTAAAAAAGAGAAAAAGGACATGAGTCTTTATGATGATGTCTTATTTAAAGTCTTGGAGATTGAATAA